Proteins found in one Pseudomonas marvdashtae genomic segment:
- a CDS encoding ABC transporter ATP-binding protein gives MSVDSGLQVRGLRKRYSNGVEALRGVDLSVGPGMYGLLGPNGAGKSSLMRTLATLQQPDAGSIHLDGVDVLVDADHLRRRLGYLPQQLGAYPGVSARDLLDRFAWLKGRTDSRQRREEIEGLLDKVNLQQAAHRALATYSGGMLRRFGIAMALVGSPRLLIVDEPTAGLDPAERNRFHRVLADVAAESIVLLSTHIVEDVENLCSRLAVLAGGQIIVEGSPAQLLGAEQGRLWEASFDRGESLPDALHVAASPQGSRVIVHGERPADPRFVPHAPRLEDIYYLALAQAGEALDA, from the coding sequence ATGTCTGTCGATTCGGGTTTACAAGTGCGCGGCCTGCGCAAGCGCTACAGCAACGGCGTCGAAGCGCTGCGCGGCGTGGACCTGAGCGTCGGGCCCGGCATGTATGGTTTGCTGGGACCGAACGGCGCGGGCAAAAGCAGCCTGATGCGGACCCTGGCGACCCTGCAGCAGCCAGACGCCGGCAGCATTCACCTGGACGGGGTGGATGTGCTGGTCGATGCCGATCATTTGCGCCGTCGCTTGGGCTATCTGCCGCAACAACTCGGCGCGTATCCAGGCGTGAGCGCACGGGACTTGCTCGATCGTTTTGCCTGGCTCAAGGGGCGAACCGACAGTCGCCAGCGCCGCGAGGAAATCGAGGGCCTGCTGGACAAGGTCAACCTCCAGCAGGCTGCCCACCGGGCGCTCGCCACTTATTCGGGCGGCATGCTGCGCCGGTTCGGCATCGCCATGGCGCTGGTGGGCTCGCCACGCCTGTTGATCGTCGATGAACCCACGGCGGGCCTCGATCCGGCCGAGCGCAATCGTTTCCATCGGGTGCTCGCCGATGTCGCCGCCGAATCGATCGTGTTGCTTTCGACCCACATCGTCGAAGACGTCGAGAACCTTTGCAGCCGACTGGCGGTGCTGGCGGGTGGGCAGATTATTGTCGAAGGGAGTCCGGCACAGTTGTTGGGCGCCGAGCAGGGCCGATTGTGGGAAGCGTCCTTCGACCGTGGCGAGTCGCTGCCCGACGCCTTGCATGTGGCCGCCAGCCCGCAGGGCAGCCGTGTCATCGTCCATGGCGAGCGTCCTGCCGACCCACGCTTCGTGCCCCATGCGCCGCGCCTGGAAGACATCTATTACCTGGCCCTGGCCCAGGCGGGTGAGGCGCTCGACGCATGA